TCACGCTGAACGACGACCCGGAGAATCCGAACGTGTGGCATCTGCACTCGCCGGAGCACGCCCGGCTCGCGGCGGGCGCGCGGCTGGCCGTGTCGTCGAGCGCGTGCGGGGTCTGCGGCAGCGGCAGCGTGGAACAGCTGCTGGCCCGCGCCGCGCCGCCCACGTGGACGGCCCTGCCGATCCCAGTGCGGGTGCTCACGGGCCTTCCCACGTCGCTTCGGGAGCGCCAGCCGGGCTTCGGAGCGACCGGCGGGCTGCACGGGGCCGCGCTGGTGGTGCCGGGCGGCCAGCTGGTGTGCACGCGCGAGGACATCGGCCGGCACAATGCCGTGGACAAGGTGGTCGGCTGGGCCCACGCGCAGGGCCACCTGCCCCTGCGTGACCACGTCCTGGTGGTGAGCAGCCGCGCGGGCTTCGAGATCGTCCAGAAGGCGATCACGGCCGGCATCGCACTCGTCGTGGCGGTGGGGGCCGCCACCACCCTGGCGGTCGAGACGGCCGCCGCGTTCGACGTGACACTGTGCGGCTTCACGCGCGACGGCCGACTGACGGTATATGCCGGCCCGGAGCGCGTGTCGGATGGGGCATGACCCACGCTGCGGCGGGCCGGGATCGCCAGCCGACGCCGCCGGCGAGGAGGCCAGCGCCGCTCAGCGGGCGGGCAGCTTGTCTAGGAAAGCGGTGATCGCCGCCAGGATGGAGGTCTCGGCCTGCCCGTGGGTGACCGTGGGCACGCCGTCGCCCTTCTGGGGGCCGTAGCGGCCGAAGAAGGCGTGCACCGCGCCGGGAATCACGGTCAGCGTGGTGTCGTCCGGCAGGCGGTCCAGGCCGCCGCGCACCTCCTGTGGGTCGGCCACGCCGTCCTTCTCGGCCAGCAGGGACAGGGTGGGCAGCGTCTTGCCCTTCAGAGTGACGTTCCCGGCCGGGTACGCGGCCATCAGGATCATGCCGGCCAGCTGGTCGGTGTGCCCGGCCGCGTACTGGGCCGCCATCGCGCCGCCCAGCGAGTGCCCGGCGATCACCACGCGCTTGCCCTGGCCGTACTGGGCGATCAGGCCGCCGGCGCGGTTGATGCCGGTCACGGCCAGGTCGAGCGGGAACACCGGGATCACCGTCTGCACGCCGTGCATGGTCAGGGCGCGGCCGATCCACTCGTAGGCCTGGGGGCGCACCAGCCCGCCCGGGTACAGGATCAGCAGCGTGGTCGCCTCGCCGCTGGACGGCCGGATGTCGATGACCTGACCGCCGGAGGTCTCCAACGTCACCTGCGACGAGTCCTGACCGCTCGGGGGCACGGCGTCCTGCCCCAGCACCAGCGGGGGCCGCACCGCCGCCTGCCGCGCCGTGGCGATCACGTACCCGGAGAGCAGGGCCAGCACGGCGGTGATCCACGCGCGGACGCGGGCGGACAGACGTTGGCGGACCGGACGCAGGGTCGTCATGCCCTCAGGATGCCTCAGCCGGCCGCCCAGCACATGCGGGAACGGCCACACCACGCCGGGAGGTCAGGCAGGGACGCGGCCGGTCGGGCGCGGGCAGCGCTAGCATGGCGGGGTGACCGCCTCTGCCGAACGGCCCACCCGCCCGCTGGTCTCGAAACCGGCCGGGTACGTGGAGCTGGCGCGCTACTCCAGCCTGGGCCGGCTTTGGGCCATGCTGGGCGGCGCGGTGCGCGCGGGCCGCACGGTGAGCCTGGTGCGCGGCGACAGCGCCGAGGTATGCCGCCGCCGGATTGCGGGCGCGGCCCTGCCGAACGCGGCGGTGTTCCTCGACACCGCGCGGGTTCTGAGCGAACTGGAGGACGCCTTCACGCCGCACCCGGCGCTGGTGGCGCTCCTGGCCGGCGACGCCGAGCCGCTGCGGGCCGAGGTGAACGCGCACTTCGAGCTGCGGCTGGACTTCGTCCTGGCGCTCACCGCCCGGCGCGACCTGGTCATGCGGCCGGAGTTCCGCTTCGTGCCCATCGTGCGGGGCCTGAGCGACCTGCCGGACGATCTGCCGCTCGACGCCCGGCGCCTGGGCCGGGACGAACTGCACCTGCTGGTGCAGCGCGCGTGCGGCCTGGCGTGAGCTGACGAGCCGACGGAAGGTCGCCCCGCGCCGTGGGCGGTCAGCCGTCGCTGGGCGTGCGTTTCTTGGGTGAGGTCGCCGCGAAGGCCGCGAGGCGCGCGGTGACCTGCGGCGGCGTCTTCAGCAGCAGGTCGCGGGCGTTCGGGTGCGTCTGCGCGAAGGCCTCCACGCGGTCGAGCAGCGTGCCGAACACGTCGGCGGGCATGTCCAGCGCCGGGGTCAGGCGGACAGTGCGCTTGCTGCTCAGCGACAGGTTCGCCATCACGCCGCCGAGGTGCAGTTCGCGCAGCGCCAGGATGGCGGTCGCCTCGAACACGATCTCGCGCAGCATGCTGGGCAGGGGGATGCCGACCATCGGCCGGAACTGCATGGCCATCAGGAGGCCCTGGCCGCGCACGTCTTCAAGCAGCTGCGGGAAGCGGCGGTGCAGGGCGCGCAGGCGGGTCAGACCGATCTCGCCCAGCTCCAGGCTGCGCGCGGGCAGGTCGTGCTCCAGCAGGTATTCCAGCGACTTCAGGCCGACGGCCATGGCCAGCGCGCCGCCGCCGAAGGTGTTGCTGTGCCGCTTGCTGCTCAGGCCGCCCAGCATCTTCTTGTAGATGGGCGCGCGGACGATGGTGGCGCCCACGGCGGTCAGGCCGGCCCCGAGCGGCTTGGCCAGCGTGACGATGTCCGGGTCGAGGCCCTGCGCGGCCGACTCGAACCAGTGCCCGGTGCGCCCGAGCCCCGTCTGGATCTCGTCGGCGATCACGGGGATGCCGTGGCGGCGGCACACCTCGCCCAGGCCCGACAGGAAGCCCGCCGGCGGGATGTTCACGCCG
This region of Deinococcus metalli genomic DNA includes:
- a CDS encoding formate dehydrogenase accessory sulfurtransferase FdhD, whose product is MIHLPVRTYREGQWYAQDDAVAVEEPLELRLHTPHGPVALGVLMRTPGHDRELLLGWLVAEGLLPTGFTLNDDPENPNVWHLHSPEHARLAAGARLAVSSSACGVCGSGSVEQLLARAAPPTWTALPIPVRVLTGLPTSLRERQPGFGATGGLHGAALVVPGGQLVCTREDIGRHNAVDKVVGWAHAQGHLPLRDHVLVVSSRAGFEIVQKAITAGIALVVAVGAATTLAVETAAAFDVTLCGFTRDGRLTVYAGPERVSDGA
- a CDS encoding alpha/beta fold hydrolase; this translates as MTTLRPVRQRLSARVRAWITAVLALLSGYVIATARQAAVRPPLVLGQDAVPPSGQDSSQVTLETSGGQVIDIRPSSGEATTLLILYPGGLVRPQAYEWIGRALTMHGVQTVIPVFPLDLAVTGINRAGGLIAQYGQGKRVVIAGHSLGGAMAAQYAAGHTDQLAGMILMAAYPAGNVTLKGKTLPTLSLLAEKDGVADPQEVRGGLDRLPDDTTLTVIPGAVHAFFGRYGPQKGDGVPTVTHGQAETSILAAITAFLDKLPAR
- a CDS encoding class-III pyridoxal-phosphate-dependent aminotransferase, producing MPGLPEGFIHTQDVLHERLSGPRVRELELRHGNEELLHGLDILGLAGPFSRVTPWELEDERGVRRINASGYAAMPFGEMPPAITDFMHEFLTHNRAMGLPQQSTSPWRAALEANLVRLLARELPSHADSQVFFCSSGTEAIEGALKFAKAWRRGAKYAVSFGSGYHGKTLGSLSLTPNPEYQDIFRPLVPGAVTSPYGDLEAFKRLLRRLGPDSVYAVVVEPIQGEGGVNIPPAGFLSGLGEVCRRHGIPVIADEIQTGLGRTGHWFESAAQGLDPDIVTLAKPLGAGLTAVGATIVRAPIYKKMLGGLSSKRHSNTFGGGALAMAVGLKSLEYLLEHDLPARSLELGEIGLTRLRALHRRFPQLLEDVRGQGLLMAMQFRPMVGIPLPSMLREIVFEATAILALRELHLGGVMANLSLSSKRTVRLTPALDMPADVFGTLLDRVEAFAQTHPNARDLLLKTPPQVTARLAAFAATSPKKRTPSDG